A stretch of Ferribacterium limneticum DNA encodes these proteins:
- the alr gene encoding alanine racemase, translating into MKTSRPIRARIAPAAILHNYRLAKRHAPGSKAWAVIKANAYGHGQWRAVEALRGEADGFAMLECENAVALREAGVTQPILLLEGVFSARDVRAVIEHRLTSVIHCLDQLELLVRNGKFDTPISLCLKLNTGMNRLGFTAATLPKAWEILQQLPQIDITLMTHFAEADGERGVSWQLDRFRQLAGDWSGPVSLGNSAAILRHAEAHGDWVRPGIMLYGASPFADQSATELGLQPVMTLESAIIGVQQLAAGDQVGYGGTFTADQPMRIGVVACGYADGYPRHAPSGTPIAVMGRPTRTIGRVSMDMMACDLTDIPEAGIGSPVTLWGQGLAGNVPADEVATAAGTIAYELFCAVAPRVPVVVDGANVAERT; encoded by the coding sequence ATGAAAACTTCGCGTCCCATCCGCGCGCGCATCGCGCCGGCGGCGATTCTTCACAACTATCGACTGGCCAAGCGCCATGCTCCCGGCTCGAAAGCCTGGGCTGTCATCAAGGCCAATGCCTATGGTCATGGTCAATGGCGGGCGGTCGAAGCCCTGCGTGGCGAGGCTGATGGGTTCGCCATGCTGGAATGCGAAAACGCAGTCGCCCTGCGCGAGGCGGGGGTGACCCAGCCCATTCTGCTGTTGGAGGGGGTTTTCAGTGCGCGCGACGTGCGTGCTGTCATCGAGCACCGGCTGACCAGCGTCATTCACTGCCTCGACCAGTTGGAGTTGCTGGTCCGCAACGGCAAGTTCGATACCCCGATCTCTTTGTGTCTGAAACTCAACACCGGCATGAACCGGCTTGGCTTCACGGCGGCGACGCTGCCCAAGGCCTGGGAAATCCTGCAGCAATTGCCGCAGATCGATATCACCCTGATGACCCACTTTGCAGAAGCCGATGGCGAGCGAGGCGTGAGCTGGCAACTCGACCGGTTTCGCCAGCTGGCCGGAGATTGGTCCGGCCCCGTCAGCCTTGGCAACTCGGCTGCCATCCTGCGTCACGCCGAGGCGCACGGCGACTGGGTTCGGCCGGGCATCATGCTTTATGGGGCCAGCCCGTTCGCCGATCAAAGCGCGACTGAGCTGGGTTTGCAGCCGGTGATGACGCTGGAGAGTGCCATCATCGGCGTGCAGCAACTGGCGGCTGGCGATCAGGTCGGTTATGGCGGAACCTTCACGGCAGACCAACCGATGCGCATCGGCGTCGTCGCCTGCGGTTATGCCGACGGTTATCCGCGTCATGCCCCGAGCGGTACGCCGATCGCCGTCATGGGCCGGCCGACGCGGACGATCGGCCGCGTGTCGATGGATATGATGGCCTGTGACCTGACCGATATCCCGGAAGCGGGCATCGGTTCTCCGGTAACGCTGTGGGGCCAGGGGCTTGCCGGCAACGTGCCGGCGGATGAAGTGGCCACCGCAGCCGGGACCATTGCCTACGAACTCTTCTGTGCCGTGGCGCCGCGCGTGCCGGTGGTGGTGGATGGGGCCAATGTGGCTGAGCGAACATAA
- a CDS encoding LysR family transcriptional regulator has protein sequence MADRRLQVFHAVAKHLSFTRAADALFMTQPAVTFQIKQLEEQYSTRLFERRHGSISLTPAGELVLSYAERILALSDEMDIRLGEMTGEMRGPLLVGASTTIAEFMLPRVLGEFNALYPQVRARLIVANSESIESRVAEHTLDIGLIEVPAKLSGLTSQICCEDELRVICAPDYPLAGMKSVSPKVLAEYEFISREPGSGTREITDAYFRNHKIQPEDLKMQMELGSPEALKGVVSTGLGFAIVSRAVVEKETQLGELVAIPLNPVLKRSLYLVFPQDRFQSRLSATFIDFAKRKLKELAL, from the coding sequence ATGGCTGACCGGCGTTTGCAGGTCTTTCATGCCGTCGCCAAACATCTGAGTTTTACGCGGGCTGCCGACGCGCTGTTCATGACGCAGCCGGCAGTGACCTTTCAGATCAAGCAACTGGAAGAGCAGTACAGCACGCGCCTGTTCGAACGGCGGCACGGCAGCATTTCGCTGACCCCGGCCGGTGAGCTGGTGCTCTCCTACGCCGAGCGGATTCTGGCGCTGTCCGATGAAATGGATATCCGCCTCGGCGAGATGACCGGCGAGATGCGCGGCCCGTTGCTGGTCGGCGCCAGCACGACGATCGCCGAGTTCATGCTGCCGCGCGTGCTCGGTGAGTTCAATGCGCTTTATCCGCAGGTCAGGGCTCGCCTGATCGTCGCCAACTCCGAAAGCATCGAGAGCCGGGTGGCTGAGCATACGCTCGACATTGGCTTGATCGAAGTGCCGGCCAAATTGAGTGGCCTGACCAGCCAGATCTGCTGCGAGGACGAGTTGCGGGTGATCTGTGCGCCGGACTACCCGCTGGCCGGCATGAAATCGGTCAGCCCGAAGGTGTTGGCCGAGTACGAATTCATCTCGCGCGAACCGGGCTCCGGGACACGGGAAATCACCGATGCCTATTTCAGGAATCACAAGATCCAGCCGGAAGATCTGAAGATGCAGATGGAGCTGGGCAGTCCGGAAGCGCTGAAAGGGGTCGTCTCGACCGGCCTGGGATTCGCCATCGTGTCGCGGGCTGTGGTTGAAAAGGAAACGCAGCTTGGTGAGCTCGTTGCCATTCCGCTCAATCCGGTACTGAAGCGCAGCCTGTACCTTGTTTTCCCCCAGGACCGCTTCCAGTCCCGGTTGAGTGCAACCTTCATCGATTTTGCCAAACGCAAGCTGAAAGAACTGGCTTTATGA
- the radA gene encoding DNA repair protein RadA, which translates to MAKVKTIYSCTECGATSPKWQGQCPGCNDWNTLVETVAEKAPTNSRFESLAPTARLQNLSEIEAREVERIATGISEFDRALGGGLVHGGVVLIGGDPGIGKSTLLLQALAHLSLENKVLYVSGEESGEQVALRARRLGLDSRRLQLMAEINLERILATLQAEKPVVAVIDSIQTLWSDQLSSAPGSVAQVRECAAQLTRLAKQAGITVILVGHVTKEGALAGPRVLEHIVDTVLYFEGDTHSSFRLVRAFKNRFGAVNELGVFAMTETGLKGVSNPSALFLSQHGQDVAGSCVMVTQEGTRPLLVEIQALVDTSHGNPRRLTVGLDPQRLAMLLAVLHRHAGIVCFDQDVFVNAVGGVKITEPAADLAVLLSITSSLKNKPLPSKLIVFGEVGLAGEIRPAPRGQERLKEAAKLGFTRALIPEANRPKQAIPGMEVIAVKRVEEAVARIREME; encoded by the coding sequence ATGGCCAAAGTCAAAACCATTTACTCCTGTACCGAATGCGGAGCGACCAGTCCGAAGTGGCAGGGGCAGTGTCCCGGTTGCAATGACTGGAACACGCTGGTTGAAACGGTGGCCGAAAAGGCGCCCACCAACAGCCGTTTCGAATCACTGGCCCCGACGGCCAGGTTGCAGAATCTGTCGGAGATCGAAGCGCGGGAAGTCGAGCGGATTGCTACCGGCATTAGCGAGTTCGACCGGGCGCTGGGCGGTGGACTGGTTCATGGCGGTGTCGTGCTGATCGGTGGCGACCCGGGGATCGGTAAAAGTACGCTGCTCTTGCAGGCACTGGCGCATCTTTCGCTCGAAAACAAGGTGCTCTATGTCAGCGGTGAGGAATCGGGCGAGCAGGTCGCGCTGAGAGCTCGCCGCCTGGGGCTGGATAGCCGTCGCCTGCAATTGATGGCCGAGATCAATCTCGAACGCATCCTTGCCACCCTGCAGGCGGAAAAGCCCGTTGTTGCCGTGATCGACTCGATTCAGACCCTGTGGTCCGATCAGCTGTCCAGTGCGCCGGGTTCGGTGGCGCAAGTCCGCGAATGCGCGGCGCAACTGACGCGTCTGGCCAAGCAGGCTGGCATCACGGTGATTCTGGTCGGTCATGTGACGAAGGAGGGCGCCCTGGCCGGGCCGCGTGTGCTTGAACATATCGTCGACACCGTGCTCTATTTCGAAGGCGACACGCATTCCAGCTTCCGACTGGTGCGGGCCTTCAAGAACCGTTTCGGCGCTGTCAATGAGTTGGGTGTCTTTGCCATGACCGAAACCGGGCTGAAGGGGGTCAGCAACCCGTCGGCCCTGTTCCTGTCGCAGCATGGACAGGATGTGGCCGGTTCCTGCGTGATGGTGACGCAGGAGGGGACGCGCCCTCTGCTGGTTGAAATCCAGGCCCTGGTCGATACCTCGCATGGCAACCCGCGGCGTCTGACTGTCGGACTCGACCCGCAGCGCCTGGCCATGCTGCTGGCCGTCTTGCATCGGCATGCCGGTATTGTCTGTTTCGATCAGGATGTATTCGTGAACGCGGTCGGTGGGGTCAAGATTACTGAGCCGGCTGCCGATCTGGCTGTGCTGCTATCGATCACATCTTCATTAAAAAACAAGCCACTGCCATCGAAACTTATTGTGTTTGGTGAAGTTGGGCTGGCCGGAGAAATCCGTCCGGCCCCGCGTGGTCAGGAACGACTGAAGGAAGCCGCCAAACTCGGATTTACCCGTGCCCTGATCCCGGAGGCGAATCGTCCCAAGCAGGCGATTCCCGGCATGGAGGTCATTGCAGTCAAGCGCGTCGAGGAGGCGGTGGCGCGGATACGCGAGATGGAATAA